The following DNA comes from Methanosarcina vacuolata Z-761.
ATAAGCTAACCTGATAAGAGGGTCTCCTGGAAAGAAAACATTGAAGATCATTGGTATGGCGATGATTCCTGCAAAAATTGGTATGAAGAGCCACACCCGCTTGATAAAGAATAAGACATCGATCTTGCTGAGATATGCAAAAAGCAGAGTAAGCATATAAACAAAGATCAGTACTCTCAGGTCTCCGATTAAACTCGTTGCGAATATCACGGTCAGGATGGAAATCAGCTTGGCTCTAGGGTCCAAACTTTGCAGGAAACCATCGCGTTTCGAGAAGCTATCCGAGACAAAAGCTTCTTCCAAAAAGCCAAAGATTCCGTCAATCGTTTTTCCTATAAAACCTTTCTTACCGTGATGCACCGCTGAGCACTGACATGAAACGGTATCTGTTTTTTTCATCCAATCTGGGATCATTGTTAACCCACTCTAAAACCTGAATTCCAGCTAGTATTAAAATATGATATGAGTTAATTATAAAAATAAACAAAAATTAAAATTACAAAAAGGTGCCGATTTTATACAAAATTTTATATTCCAAAAGTTATGGGAAAGGAATTCCACATAAAGAGAACCAAATTATAGAGAATTTCAATAAATCTCATTAATCTATATTTTATAAGTATTATAAACGATCCCTCAAACTTACGGGTTTATTGAAATTCTCACAATACCAAATATTTGTGGCTTTTCGTCATTCCATATGGATAAAATGATTTTCAATTCAAGACCGCATTGGTATTTATGGAGACATTATAAGATATCCACACAAAACAGCAAAGAGCTATATTTGTTTTCAATATATGATAAACTCACGGCAATATTTAAAAATTTTAATTTTTGGCAGCTTTTTTTCCTATAAAATACAGTAGGCCACCGCATATTACTACTCCTATCACTGCTGACAGAATATATGCTACAGAAGACATGGTCATCGACTCATCGCCGCCCGCAAAAGCATAATCAGGCATTGGAGCGCTCCAGAAATCAGAGAGCTCCTCAAGCCCTGGAGGCACAAAACCGAGCTTCTCCTTGACCTCTTCAGGTCCCCACTCACCGAAGGTTTCGCCGACGGCCAAAAGACCTAATGGTGCAAAAATCATAAGGATTATCAAGCCAATGCTTAAGTTTCTTATTATTTTCTCCATGTTTTTACCTCAGGCTGTAACTGCCTTCTTCATTTTTTTCTTTTGTGCTTCGGATGTTTCCACATAAAGTATAGATGTATCCGTTTTCTGGATATAGGCAAAAATAAGTGCTGTAATCAGTGCTTCCAGGATGCTAAATCCAAGAGCATGCTCCAGTACCATGGCAGGAACAGTTACACTCAATGGGTAGGGCATATAAAGTGGGGTTCCAGCTGCAGTGTGATGCAAAATGGGCTGTATTCCGAATTCAACACCTGTACAGAAAGCTGCGATTGTTAAAGATAAGTAACCAGCTATAGCCGAAGCAATAACTCTTTTAGAGGACGTGATTTCAGAATTTCCGCTAATAAACTTGTAAATATAGTAACCGACAAAAGGCATCACCACTCCCATGTTGAAGCAATTCGCGGCTATGGCCGTTATTCCCCCATCACCGAACATCAATGCCTGTAACACCAGAGCTACAGAAATAGATATAACTCCTGCCCATGGACCCAGGACTATGCCGATAATTGCACCTCCAACAGCATGACCTGTGCTACCTCCAGGAATAGGTACATTGAACATCATTATTACAAATGAAAAAGCAGCTGATAGTGCCAGCAGAGGGACCTGTTTGGACTTAAGTTCTGCATTCAGTTTTTTTCCAGCGTAATACCATATCGGAATCATAATGATCCAAAACGCGGTATAGGTATACGGCCCTAAATATCCATCTGGAATATGCATTTTTATTTCTTCCTATATTTATTTATTATAAATATAACTTTGCCTAAAAAGAAATCCCAGCTTCTTTAAATATCTTGCAACATTTTGCTGGTTATTTTTCTAAACAATGCCTTGACATGGCAGTATTGTTGAGTACTACTTATATATATTTTGGTATTACTTTTTTTGATAAATTTGTATTTAGATAGAATTCAATATTCATATTTAACATAAAAATAAAATTAAGTATTCTTATCTCTGTCTTTTTATATCCCGAAATAGTTCTAATTAAATATTTTTTATTGGCTTTGTAGAAATTCTTTCTGTAAATCAACATCAAAAAGCTGAAAGACGTGAGTAAAAATAGATCAAACCATTCAGTTCAAATTAATGGAGATTTTTTGGAGAATATTTACGGAGCCTTCTATCTTTCTTTAATTATCTGAACCTTATCCCTATCTGCTTTCACAGACCAGGTAAAAAGAAGTTCAGGCACTTAAACTATTCAGGAAGTGGTTTAAGGTTTGTGTCTGTTTGCTAGAGACATATTATCTATACTACTAATTAATATTTAATACTTACTTCTTATTTTTTATTACTATATATTATTTTTTCCAGATTTATTATTACGCATTTGGAGAAAAATCAGTTTGAAGAAATCAGTTTGAAGAAATCAGTTTGAAGAAATCAGTTTCTTGGAAAGTATACTGTCTAATAATAGTTGGCAAACATTGAAAATGAGTTGAGAACCTTAAATTAAGAAAATTTTTCAATATATCTCTTTCTCAGAACCTTATGTTACAACCGGGACAGAAAAAGGTAGAATAAGTTCCTCTGTTACTCTGAATAAAAAAGATCCCATATGCCCTAACATTTTTATTGCTAAGGGAGTGAAAAGGGTTACGAATACCCGGTCTTGTGTTACATAATTCCATGTAACTTTAAAATAATATTTGTGTCATAAACTGCAATTATTTTCTTATTATGAATTTATCTGAGTAATCGATACACTAGTGTCGAGTCAATCATCAAGGATTCAATGATTCCGAATAATTGCAATCGATTTTATGCGACATTTTACTGTTGACTTGACACTAGTTCTGAGACTTTCATTGATTTGGGAATAAAATTGGTTTTGGGATGAACTATAGCATTGTCTGTATTTTCTTTTCGACTTTTTTCAATTCAATCCACGAAGGCTCAGGCCGCGGATACTCTTCAAATATAAAGATTGCCGGCTTTTCCCTGCACGGATTAAATTATGATGCAAGGGTCTTGAGTGGTTGAATGCGGAGACGGAGTCTATACCTGAAATTCTTCCTGATCTCGCCTATCATCTTCATTTCAGCATTGTCAAGGATTTTTGCGCGGTGAACGATCAGGAAATATCCAATTATGAAGGCTGTGTACTCCCATAGTGCTCCGGTAAGTAGATGTGCATTCTTGGCTGCGAGCATGGACCCGACCATCAAGATAACGATAAAAGTTAATTTCCTGTACATCGAGGTGAAAGGATGCATATTCTGCTTTCTCCAGGCCCTTAAAGTCATCAGAACTTCGATGGATGAAAAGGACACTGCAGTCCCTATAGCTGCACCTACCATGCCATACTCAGGTATAAGCATGAAATTGATTGCGACATTAATGCCTGCACTTGCGACCGAGCACTTCATAAGGAAATCCGAATCACCAGAGGCTAACAGAGTATGATAGTTAAACCCGAAGTACGAATTTGTTATGAACCCCAGGGCAAGGATACGCAGGGCTGTGGAGCCACTTACGTATTGCGCCCCATAGAGCTTTGTAATAAAGTACTCGGGATACACGAATATGAGTGCGAAGAGAGGGAATGTAAGCAGGAAACACCATTTAGTCATTACCTCATAAATTGAGCCAAGTGGAGCAGTCTCGTTTTGACCCCAGAGCTTTGATGTAACAGGGACATAAACAAAGCCTATGGAAGATATTACCAGAGACAAGAACCCTACAAGAGGGTATACTGCATTGTAAATTCCAACGATTTCAGCCGACTTGAAATAGCCAAGCATTATTGTGTCTATCCAGCTCATAATGTTAAGCAGAGTTGCGGTTATCAAGAGTGGAAATGAATACCTTATTAACTGCCTGGTTGTGTCACCAAATTGAATTTTCCTTTCCTGCTTGACTGTCTGCTTGATTGGAGGCTTCTTTATAAAGTACACGGACATTATGCCAAAGGTAAAGATCATTGAGAGCAGATCCGCAAATACGACTCCCTTCAGGGAAGCATTGATAAATACGGCAACTGTGGCAAACCCAAGTAGAGATACCGGCCTTATAATGTTATAGAAATACATGTTAACATTCGTACGGTCGAATCCTCTGTAGATTGCTACTGTCAGGTTCAGGAGTATGGTAAACGGAACTGCAAAGATAAGAGTCTTCACTACGGACAGGACTTTACCCTGTGCATCAAAGCCATTTCCTGCCAGAGTATGGAACAGGGAGGGTGATACAAGAATTGAAAGCAAGCCTGCAATCAAGCCCATAATCATGGCTGAGATTATTAATTCATGCACCTTCTGTTCCTCATGCCTGCCCCTGAAGAACGCAATATATCTTGGAACTCCTTCATTGAGTCCGAGGGTTGCGATTGCACCTGTAACTGAGATCACAGTGAGTGCAAGGGCATATGTGCCAAAGTCGGCTGGCGCAAGGTGTGACGTGAGTACTTTTTTGGTGATAATGTCGAGAAGCATTCCGATGAAGGTTCCTGCAAGTATTACACCGGAACCTGCCACTATCCGGTTGACCGAGTCGTTAACTGACATGTTAACACCGTTTTACTGCGTTTAGTTCCCGATTCTCTGGGTCAACGGGCAGGAGCAATGTTCGGTTGCCTTGCCAGTGACTGCTTGTAAAACGTTCTCAGTTGACTGAAGGTTAAAGCCTGAAAAGTCTTTCTTCGCAGTTTGCAGGATAGATAAAACTGGCCTTTCAACCTTGCAGGTACTACCAGATAGGGTACTGTTACTGTATGTAATGAAAAATCTCATTTTGGGGTTTAGGGTTTCAAAGTTAGTTGTTTCGAATTCCTTTGAACATCTGTAAGTTTTAAGTTTGTCCGTATGTCGGCCTTTTTGCTCAATTTTTTGTCTGGCTACCTCTTTCTGAGCTTCCGAGACAAGGTCTATTTCGGGTTTCTTGATAAGCTGCATGATTTCTTACGACCTTCAGGATTGGATCGGAGCTAAATCTTGGATTGGATCGGAGCTAAATCTTGGATTGGATCGTGGGGTCAACTTCCAGGTTGTACAGGGGTTGAGTCCTGTTGGGTCCCAAACTGACTCGAATGCGGATCTTGGGCTAATCCTCGGTTAGGTGCTGAATATTCGAAGCTGATTTGAGGCTAATTCAGGAGGATCCCTGTTGGATCACAGGTTGGGTTTTGGGTTAAATCTGGAAGACCCCTGTTGGATCGCAGGTTGGATTGGGTTAAATCCGGAAGACCCCTGTTGGATCACAGGTTGGGTTTTGGGTTGAATCGCAGGTTGGATGGGTTGGATCCATTTTAGGATCTCAGTGAGTTGCAGGGTGAATCCCGGGTAAGATTTATGGCTGGATTATGAAAGACGGATCTGGGTTTTACCCGCCTTGCATTAATTCTGATTTGCTTCTGCTAATTTGCATCTTAATTCAATGAACGCTTCGCCTGTTTTTCGAAGCTTGGAATCTGTTTTTGCATTCCTGGAACAGCTTACGAAACTCATCGAGTCTTTTTCTTTTCTAACTCCATAAGCGTCCGTAACCAATTTAGCCTTCAGAGGGCTGGCAGAGCAAATTCCGGATTATGTCGTTTTTTCTGAAACTTGAAGGAGAATAACTAAATATATATTTTTCAAAGTTCCCCCAAGATTTCCACGAAGTACCTCATCGACTTAATATAAAAGCTTTTTGGAATCATCCCTGCATTATCATAATGAGGTAAGATCGCGGCCTGAAAGAAACCTTATTTGCTATGTCTCCTGTCAAAGATCGGTTGGATTTCGCTTCTCGGCTTTTGCAGCTTTAACCTGAAGCGATTTTCAAGGCAATTAAAAACCTCAAATTGAGGAAATAAGCCTTCAAAGAGGGTTTCAACTCTTTGAAAATCCTGATTACCCATACAGGATAATCCCAATTTCTTTTATTTGGTCAGGAACAATCCTGATGGAAAGGAGTTTTTTTCGGTATTATTCAAATGCAGCCAGAGTAGAAAAAACGTTTTCGAAGATAAATATCTTGAGATGGAACTTTTTAAATATCAGTAGTAATCATTTGAATTGTTTTTTATAACTTCACTGAAAATATTTAGGGTAATATTTGATAATTATTATAATTTACTTAATATGTACTTATTCATCAGTACAGAAGGCAGAAAAAGTCTTCATCAGTATGAGGTAAATAAGAGTTCACAAGGATCTTCAATTTACTCTTCAAAGTCATACAGAAAAGAAAAATGAAGGTTTAAAAACCTCAATTTGTTATTTAATTTTTCGTTATTCTAATTAATTTTTTGGCTCTTCGTGGTTTTGTGTGGATATCCTCATAATATTCTCATAAAAACCAATGCGATCTTGAATTGAAAATCATCTTATCCATAGGGAATGACGAAGAGCCTAGTTTTTGTTAGGTTCCGCTATAGTTTTTGTTAGGTTCAGTTACAGTTTTTGCGGGATTATGTTACCGTTTTTTAGGTTCAGTTATCATTTTTACTCGATTCATCTGCCGTTTTCATTTAATTTCCTGGTTTTACTTTTCTGTACAGGAACACAGCAAGCAAGGAAACTGCTCCGTAAAAGATTTCAAACCCTGGAGCATCTGTTTTATTTTCAAGTGCATATTCAACACTTGAAGTGTTTATTCCTCCATTCGCTTCTTCATTAAGGCCGGAAGCTTCTGATCCATTCTGGGAATCGAGCTCCACATTGGCAATTCCACTGTCCTCAGTTTGATTGTAATAGGTTCCGTTACCGCCTGCCTCAACATTTGTCATGTTACCGGAACTTCCATTTGCAACTGTTGCGTTTTCGCCAGCTTCGGAATCATCGGTAATATTGTTCCCGGAGATGTTTTCTACAGGATAGGTAACCATAACAGGATGTGTGACAATTACTGCGGCAGTTTTTGAATCTGTTCCATTTTTATTCGTAGCGCTGAGGGTAACAGTGTAAGTTCCGATTGTCGTAAACACGTGAACAGGGTTTTCCTCCGAAGAGTCGATTTTCCCGTCACTCTCAAAGTCCCAGCTCCACGAGTCTGCATTTTCGGACATGTCGGTAAACTGGACTGAAAGAGGAACAGAACCATTGCTATTGTTCATTTCGAAGTTTGCTACCGGAGGTCCGGACCGCTGTGAGTTGGAAGACGAAATCAGAGGTAACTGATCAGAGTAGGTACTTTGCGAGAGCCTGTATTCGGAATCCGCAATTCCATCTCCATCCGCATCGACTGCTGTATCCGAAAAACCTGTACCATCAGGTTCTGCCCAGAAATTGCCTCCAATGTAGGAACCGCCGACAATATTCTCGCCTTCGGTCTTTTCTGTGTTGTAGGCATTTCCGACTCCATTTTGAACCTCTGCATTGACGGTGTTGTTGAAATAGTTATTATAAATCAGATTGTCGTCACTCTCTGGACAGACGAAAAGGCCGTAAACGTCGTTTGAGGATACGTTATTGCCTGTAAGTGTGTTACCGTCGGAAGTGCTGATATGGACACCAGTGTCTTTATTTTCCGAAGCCGTATTTCCGGAGAGGGTATTATTGGTCGAGTCCGATAATAAGATTCCATATTTTTCATTATCTGTAATCACGTTATTTGACAGCTTATTGCTTTTAGAGTTCGAAAGGTAAATTCCATAACCGTTGTTCAGGATTTTGTTATTCTCAATGATACAGTTATTACTTCCTGAGAGATAGATTCCTGCATAGCTGTTTTTTGTTCCTGTAATCCCAAGTCCACTAATTTTCACGTTATAAGCCTTTAAAGAGATTACATGATTGTCTGAGCTCTTAGCCGTAATTATCGTGTCATCAGGATTCCCAGATTCCGAAGATATTACGAGGTTATCTTTGTCTATTTTAATATTCTCGGTATAGATTCCTGGTTTTAAGATAATTAAATCACCTGAGACTGCATTATCCAATGCGGTTTGTATCGAATCTCCAGGCTGGACGTAAACCTCAGCCGCAGCTCCGATACCCGAGCCTAATGTTAAGAGAAGAAAGACTGCCAGTAAAATAGTTAACCTGTTCAATTTGATTCCCCAGTACATTCAAAGTATGGGTGATACTTCGATTAATTAACCGGAAATTAATATAAAGGAATATAAGTATATTGGTACATATTATAGTGAAATTGTGGTATTAATGTGCATATTGGAGTATTATTTGCCAATACGCTGTTAAAAGATTCAATTAAGTTTAATATTATTCAAGAAGGGCTAAGTTAATTAAAAAAACTCTATATAAGCTGGCACAAATGACTTGAAAAAATATAAAATGTTAAAAATGAATTGATTAATGTGTAATCATCTTATCTGAGAAGAAAAATAAGCAAATTGGTTTTTAATGTGCCTGAGAAATAACATACACAGTATAAGAAAAAGTAAACTGCCCTTGGTCTGTTGATATATATTGCTCTCTCTCACCTTGAGTCTATAAGCAAGTCTATAAGCGCAAGTCTATAAGCTATCCAGAGCCATTGTTAACTTCGTTAAGGCTACCGTCATAACAGGAACGAAATGATTGCAAGTATGATAAAGATTATGACGAGCCACTTTGCAATCTCCATTGATAAACCGGCAACTCCCCTTGCGCCCAATATATATGCAATCAATGCCAATATTAAAAAGACCACAGCAAGTCCTATCAAATCCGCTATATTTCACTCCCCCAGTGATTATTTCCCGATAAATTAATAATTAGATTGAAGGTATTTATAATTTGACTGTCAAAGTAAGTCGTTTTGTTATCTATTGACATCTTTTTTTAATTGAAATCGTTCCTATTAAGATTAGATAAAACTATTCTAAGTACTTCCTGGCCATCACAATTAAACCGCATCGGGTTCTGTAGTCAGACACCAGAATGTAATTAAGGAATGACACAAATATGATACCAGTATATGATACCAGGTGGTTTTGTTGACAAGGATGATTATTTAGGAAAGTGGAACAATGGATCAATTCCCAAACTGAAAATTTGAAGTTATATTTGTATCATTCCTGATCATCTGAATTTCAAAAAATTTTTTGAGTTTCCTGCAAAAAAGTTTGAATAATGTCAAATCTGAATTATAATATCCGCAAACGTTATCGATCCAGCATCTGGCTTTGAACTGTATCATATCTGGCTTTGAACTGTATCATATCTGGCTTTGAACTGTATCATATCTGGCTTTGAACTGTATCATTGGTCTCGATACAGAATACTTTCTCGATACAGAACACTTAATGCTTAAATTTGAGCAGGCAGCCTTTCAAAACGCAGCTGCTGCCTGAGGCCCCTTTTTCTTTTTCTCTGCAAATTTAACCGCTTCTGTCAGTTCTTCTCCTACTGCAACGAGCAGCTCAGGTGTGAGCATACCCTGAGAGACCAGTACTCCTCCTGCATCTCTTATTGCCTGTTTCAGGCTTTTTGCCCATAGGTGTTCGATAATAAGAATAGCAGCGGCGGTACCTTCAGGTATAGCCTCGGTTATCTCCAGAATATCTTCTTCAGTGATTCCATAATTCTCCTGGGCTGCTGCCAGGATTCCTGCCTCTGTGCCTCCTATAGCTCCTTCTTCACCGCCAGCCCCATACCCTATAAGTCCCCCAACGACAGCACCAAAATGCATTCTTTCCTCTTCATCCAGT
Coding sequences within:
- a CDS encoding PDGLE domain-containing protein, which translates into the protein MEKIIRNLSIGLIILMIFAPLGLLAVGETFGEWGPEEVKEKLGFVPPGLEELSDFWSAPMPDYAFAGGDESMTMSSVAYILSAVIGVVICGGLLYFIGKKAAKN
- the cbiM gene encoding cobalt transporter CbiM yields the protein MHIPDGYLGPYTYTAFWIIMIPIWYYAGKKLNAELKSKQVPLLALSAAFSFVIMMFNVPIPGGSTGHAVGGAIIGIVLGPWAGVISISVALVLQALMFGDGGITAIAANCFNMGVVMPFVGYYIYKFISGNSEITSSKRVIASAIAGYLSLTIAAFCTGVEFGIQPILHHTAAGTPLYMPYPLSVTVPAMVLEHALGFSILEALITALIFAYIQKTDTSILYVETSEAQKKKMKKAVTA
- a CDS encoding flippase produces the protein MSVNDSVNRIVAGSGVILAGTFIGMLLDIITKKVLTSHLAPADFGTYALALTVISVTGAIATLGLNEGVPRYIAFFRGRHEEQKVHELIISAMIMGLIAGLLSILVSPSLFHTLAGNGFDAQGKVLSVVKTLIFAVPFTILLNLTVAIYRGFDRTNVNMYFYNIIRPVSLLGFATVAVFINASLKGVVFADLLSMIFTFGIMSVYFIKKPPIKQTVKQERKIQFGDTTRQLIRYSFPLLITATLLNIMSWIDTIMLGYFKSAEIVGIYNAVYPLVGFLSLVISSIGFVYVPVTSKLWGQNETAPLGSIYEVMTKWCFLLTFPLFALIFVYPEYFITKLYGAQYVSGSTALRILALGFITNSYFGFNYHTLLASGDSDFLMKCSVASAGINVAINFMLIPEYGMVGAAIGTAVSFSSIEVLMTLRAWRKQNMHPFTSMYRKLTFIVILMVGSMLAAKNAHLLTGALWEYTAFIIGYFLIVHRAKILDNAEMKMIGEIRKNFRYRLRLRIQPLKTLAS
- a CDS encoding NosD domain-containing protein, with product MNRLTILLAVFLLLTLGSGIGAAAEVYVQPGDSIQTALDNAVSGDLIILKPGIYTENIKIDKDNLVISSESGNPDDTIITAKSSDNHVISLKAYNVKISGLGITGTKNSYAGIYLSGSNNCIIENNKILNNGYGIYLSNSKSNKLSNNVITDNEKYGILLSDSTNNTLSGNTASENKDTGVHISTSDGNTLTGNNVSSNDVYGLFVCPESDDNLIYNNYFNNTVNAEVQNGVGNAYNTEKTEGENIVGGSYIGGNFWAEPDGTGFSDTAVDADGDGIADSEYRLSQSTYSDQLPLISSSNSQRSGPPVANFEMNNSNGSVPLSVQFTDMSENADSWSWDFESDGKIDSSEENPVHVFTTIGTYTVTLSATNKNGTDSKTAAVIVTHPVMVTYPVENISGNNITDDSEAGENATVANGSSGNMTNVEAGGNGTYYNQTEDSGIANVELDSQNGSEASGLNEEANGGINTSSVEYALENKTDAPGFEIFYGAVSLLAVFLYRKVKPGN
- a CDS encoding DUF1328 family protein, coding for MVFLILALIAYILGARGVAGLSMEIAKWLVIIFIILAIISFLL
- a CDS encoding DUF1269 domain-containing protein, yielding MDEVMYGPMQLLVIVFDNPNFHGQIRRELESVMNKGMVRLIDLLFIWKDEAGNIKSLEATQLDEEERMHFGAVVGGLIGYGAGGEEGAIGGTEAGILAAAQENYGITEEDILEITEAIPEGTAAAILIIEHLWAKSLKQAIRDAGGVLVSQGMLTPELLVAVGEELTEAVKFAEKKKKGPQAAAAF